In Tissierellales bacterium, the genomic stretch AATAGTGTCTTATATAATTTATATTTAGTTTGTTTTTCTTAAAATATTTTCTTCAATTTTATTTATAAGTCTTATTATAATTCCCACTAATGTTGCTGTAATAAAGGTTCCTATACCTATCCCTTTAATTTCACCTATTAATAGAAATGATAATGTAGAAGCAATTAACACTAGAAATAAATCAAAATATATCTTTACTCTTCCAAATCCAATTTTCGTTTTATAAGCAAGAGTTTTAACAATTCCTTCAGCTGGATTTGTAACTACTCCAGCCTTAAGTTGTAAAATCGTACTAATTGCAATTATGCAACAACCTATAACCGAGATAATTAATTTGGTTATATAATTTACTGGATTTAAAAACCTAAATGTATTCATCCAAATATCTATAAAAATACCCATAATAGGTCCTACCAAAAGTTGTAGATACTGGTGTTTAGGAAATTTCTCTCTAAGTATTAAAACCTGTATTAGGAAGAATATTAAATTTATTACAAATGTAAACACACCAAAACTTGGTCTAAAGGCTAAACTTAAAACATATTGAATACTTGATATTGCAGAGGTACCTAAATTAGACTTAGTAACAAATGTAATGCCTAAAGCCATCATTATTAAGCTAATTAAAAAAAGTAAATAGGCTTTAATAACTCTTTTCATATTTAA encodes the following:
- a CDS encoding DUF6198 family protein produces the protein MKRVIKAYLLFLISLIMMALGITFVTKSNLGTSAISSIQYVLSLAFRPSFGVFTFVINLIFFLIQVLILREKFPKHQYLQLLVGPIMGIFIDIWMNTFRFLNPVNYITKLIISVIGCCIIAISTILQLKAGVVTNPAEGIVKTLAYKTKIGFGRVKIYFDLFLVLIASTLSFLLIGEIKGIGIGTFITATLVGIIIRLINKIEENILRKTN